A genomic window from Methanobacterium sp. BRmetb2 includes:
- a CDS encoding molybdenum-pterin-binding protein, which yields MKISARNVVEGTVESVKEGMIMANIKVRIESPEIMTAIITKEATEELGIKEGEKVKLVIKSTEVMVGRD from the coding sequence ATGAAAATAAGTGCTAGAAATGTTGTTGAAGGAACTGTTGAATCCGTGAAAGAAGGAATGATAATGGCCAACATAAAAGTGAGAATTGAATCTCCGGAAATTATGACTGCAATAATTACCAAAGAAGCAACAGAAGAACTGGGTATAAAAGAAGGGGAAAAAGTAAAGCTAGTTATAAAATCTACGGAAGTAATGGTAGGTCGAGATTAA
- a CDS encoding tRNA CCA-pyrophosphorylase produces the protein MPKHIVSGLKYLTAVELRKQGHTQREIADVLDMDRSTVSHYLNGRNLSWNSIEIAETITNLCPKDFLLLTYALVKDEEKTRSIVKTCSKRKYEVHINDTCIGCGLCVDLCMMNAIVLKNLKAHIDSNWCCGCLICEERCPTSSIEILEV, from the coding sequence ATGCCGAAGCATATAGTTTCTGGATTAAAATATTTAACTGCAGTAGAACTACGAAAACAAGGCCATACGCAGAGAGAAATTGCCGATGTATTAGATATGGACAGATCAACAGTTTCACATTATTTAAATGGCCGAAATTTATCTTGGAATTCTATTGAGATAGCAGAGACCATCACGAATTTATGTCCAAAAGATTTCTTGCTTTTGACATATGCGCTGGTAAAAGACGAAGAAAAAACTCGAAGCATAGTAAAAACATGTTCAAAGCGAAAATATGAAGTCCATATAAATGACACCTGCATTGGTTGCGGACTGTGTGTAGACTTGTGTATGATGAACGCCATAGTGCTTAAAAATCTCAAAGCACATATAGACTCCAATTGGTGTTGCGGTTGCCTTATATGTGAAGAAAGGTGCCCAACAAGTTCTATAGAAATTTTGGAGGTATGA
- a CDS encoding molybdate ABC transporter permease subunit, translating to MRSKLELTFISISIIFTLFLFTAICSLFIIPSPSGFIESLFSDEMIFALKLTIYTAGISAICVMLVAIPTAYALSRYNFPLKTLIKSILDLPMAFPEIVLGLALLMLFGNTLLGKPLEELGIKIAFTTTGIVIAQFFVALPFAIRILYSTFNYINTRYEFVSRSLGYSEFETFTNITLPLAKNGVFASSIVTVARCIGTFAAVLFIGGGSFMKTETLPIALYLNLSFGNVDMALTAGILLVIISFIAIFVLEKFAKETEA from the coding sequence ATGAGATCAAAGCTTGAATTAACATTTATTTCAATTTCTATAATTTTTACTCTGTTTTTGTTTACTGCTATTTGTAGTCTATTCATTATTCCCAGTCCTTCTGGATTTATTGAATCATTATTTTCAGATGAAATGATATTTGCTTTGAAGCTTACAATCTACACTGCAGGAATATCAGCCATATGTGTTATGTTAGTGGCTATACCGACTGCTTATGCTTTGAGTAGATATAATTTTCCTTTAAAGACCTTAATAAAGAGTATTTTAGATTTACCTATGGCCTTTCCTGAAATAGTTTTAGGTCTTGCATTATTAATGTTGTTTGGGAATACACTTTTAGGAAAACCTCTTGAAGAGTTGGGTATCAAAATTGCATTTACCACTACCGGAATAGTTATAGCGCAATTCTTTGTAGCATTGCCTTTTGCTATAAGAATACTTTACTCAACATTTAATTATATTAATACACGATATGAATTTGTTTCTAGAAGTTTAGGATACAGTGAATTTGAAACTTTTACAAATATTACGCTTCCCCTAGCTAAAAATGGTGTGTTTGCTTCCTCTATTGTTACAGTTGCCAGATGTATTGGAACATTTGCTGCTGTACTATTTATAGGAGGAGGTAGTTTTATGAAGACTGAAACTCTTCCTATTGCCCTTTATCTTAATTTGTCATTTGGAAATGTAGATATGGCATTAACAGCAGGCATATTACTGGTTATTATATCATTTATAGCCATTTTTGTTCTAGAAAAATTCGCAAAGGAAACAGAAGCTTGA
- a CDS encoding formylmethanofuran dehydrogenase subunit A, with protein MEYILKNGIVYDPANNVAGEKKDVMFKDGKIVDNVSSDAKILDVTDKIVMPAGVDPHAHVAGPKLVTGRIYRPEDSRKGVTAKKGVCRSESGFSIPSCPATGYRYSRMGYGTVTEAAVPPLEAKHTHEEIMAIPNVDVTPLPLFGNNWFVLQYVKEGQIEEIAAFISSWLKIVKGYGIKIVNPCGSEAWGWGMNVHGIDDPAPYWDVTGREMVRALSQANEMLGLPHSIHVHPNDLGHPGNFPTTVGTMDCVKDVEKNSSVRNQTIHITHAQFHSYGGTSWRDAESGAGEVADYVNKNKHVTCDVGQVTLDETTTMTADAPMEYDLSRLNGLKWANKDIELETAAGLVPFIYSGKAPVSSLQWAIGLELFLKIEDPWQVCLTTDHPNAGPFIRYPRIISWLMSNQRRQEMMDNREVHPWSHKRTSLATLDREYDFNEIAIITRAAAAKIYGYQDRGELTPGYNADIAVYDLNPNDIDPSKEPAAIEQAFGNAMYTIKDGQILVKDGEVVQIKPSQTIWTNVQGYEEQEKMIMEKVMPTFNTYYTVKFENYKVHDHYLPNPIEVKVQASK; from the coding sequence ATGGAATATATACTAAAAAATGGTATCGTTTATGACCCTGCAAATAATGTAGCGGGTGAAAAGAAGGACGTAATGTTTAAGGATGGTAAAATCGTTGACAATGTGTCCTCCGATGCAAAAATACTTGATGTAACTGATAAAATTGTAATGCCTGCAGGTGTGGATCCCCACGCTCATGTAGCAGGACCAAAACTAGTAACAGGTAGGATTTACCGGCCTGAAGACTCAAGAAAAGGAGTAACAGCTAAAAAAGGCGTTTGCAGATCAGAATCAGGATTTTCCATACCTAGTTGCCCTGCAACTGGATATAGGTACTCCCGGATGGGGTATGGAACTGTAACTGAAGCCGCAGTACCTCCACTGGAAGCCAAACACACCCATGAAGAAATCATGGCAATACCTAACGTTGACGTTACCCCATTGCCATTGTTTGGTAACAACTGGTTTGTACTGCAGTACGTGAAAGAAGGCCAAATAGAAGAAATAGCTGCTTTTATATCCTCTTGGTTGAAAATAGTCAAGGGATACGGAATAAAAATTGTCAACCCCTGCGGAAGTGAAGCATGGGGATGGGGAATGAACGTACACGGTATTGATGATCCGGCACCTTATTGGGACGTAACCGGAAGAGAAATGGTAAGAGCTCTTTCACAGGCCAATGAAATGTTAGGATTGCCACACTCCATCCACGTACACCCCAACGACCTGGGACACCCTGGAAACTTCCCTACAACTGTGGGCACCATGGATTGTGTTAAGGATGTAGAGAAAAACAGTTCTGTGCGAAACCAGACCATACACATTACTCATGCCCAGTTCCACTCTTATGGTGGAACCAGTTGGAGAGATGCTGAGTCAGGTGCTGGAGAAGTTGCAGATTACGTAAACAAAAATAAACACGTAACCTGTGACGTTGGACAGGTAACTCTGGACGAAACCACCACTATGACTGCCGACGCACCTATGGAATATGACCTTTCAAGGTTAAACGGGCTCAAATGGGCTAACAAGGACATTGAACTGGAAACAGCAGCAGGACTTGTTCCATTCATTTACTCTGGAAAAGCCCCTGTTTCCTCATTACAATGGGCTATTGGATTGGAGTTGTTCCTTAAAATCGAAGATCCATGGCAAGTGTGCCTGACCACTGACCATCCAAACGCGGGTCCATTTATTCGTTATCCTAGAATCATATCATGGCTCATGAGTAACCAGCGCAGGCAGGAAATGATGGACAACCGGGAAGTACACCCTTGGTCCCACAAAAGAACCTCATTGGCAACTTTAGACCGAGAATACGATTTCAACGAAATAGCAATCATCACCAGGGCAGCAGCAGCTAAAATATACGGCTATCAAGATAGGGGAGAACTCACTCCTGGTTACAATGCGGACATAGCAGTTTATGACCTGAACCCCAACGACATAGACCCATCCAAAGAACCCGCTGCTATCGAACAAGCCTTTGGAAATGCCATGTACACCATCAAAGACGGCCAGATATTGGTTAAAGATGGAGAAGTTGTACAGATTAAACCAAGCCAAACCATATGGACCAATGTACAGGGATACGAAGAACAAGAAAAAATGATCATGGAAAAAGTCATGCCTACATTCAACACGTACTACACTGTCAAATTCGAAAACTACAAAGTACATGACCATTATTTACCTAACCCAATTGAGGTAAAAGTCCAAGCAAGCAAATAG
- a CDS encoding formylmethanofuran dehydrogenase subunit B: MAYEEPVTDYDNIVENCTCAFCGCNCDDLDYLIKDGHVVAVRHACRLGASKIMEDMDQRLMVPMIRGEDGELAETDWDTALDKAAELIAGAVRPIFYGWSETSIETMKHGIRLGELVGAVLDNQATICHGPSLQAVQNVGYPVMTLGEVKNRADMCVYTGSNPMNSHPRHLARYSTFPRGWFRPRGRFDRTVVTMDPKFSDTAKMSDIWVGFEQNGDYGFYNAIRAVLKGKELQHDYISGIPKEDIYELAEAMKNTQFGALFFGLGLTHTLSKQRNIDIAIQMVQDLNKYTKWVLMPMRGHYNVNGFNIFMAYEMGFPYGVDFSRGYPRYMNGETNTIDLLTRKECDVFMVVAADPGAHYPGGAVKHLAEIPVIQLDIHWGPSTEIADVVLPGSFIGVEAGGTSYRMDGVPIYMKKAIDKPETCRDDEWIVRELLERVEKIKAEQAIASK; encoded by the coding sequence ATGGCATACGAAGAGCCCGTAACTGACTACGATAACATCGTAGAAAATTGTACTTGCGCATTTTGCGGATGTAACTGTGATGATTTAGATTATTTAATTAAAGATGGGCATGTTGTTGCAGTAAGACACGCCTGCCGGTTAGGCGCCAGTAAGATCATGGAAGATATGGATCAAAGATTAATGGTTCCAATGATCAGGGGCGAAGACGGCGAACTTGCTGAAACAGACTGGGATACTGCCCTAGACAAAGCTGCAGAACTCATAGCTGGTGCTGTAAGACCTATATTCTATGGTTGGAGTGAAACTTCCATTGAAACCATGAAACATGGTATCCGGTTAGGAGAACTGGTTGGTGCAGTGTTAGATAACCAAGCAACTATCTGCCACGGCCCTTCACTTCAGGCAGTGCAAAATGTAGGATACCCAGTAATGACACTTGGTGAAGTTAAAAACAGAGCTGATATGTGTGTTTACACTGGAAGTAACCCTATGAACTCACACCCAAGACATTTGGCCAGATACAGTACATTCCCTCGAGGATGGTTCAGACCAAGAGGCAGATTTGATAGAACAGTAGTCACCATGGATCCTAAATTCAGTGACACAGCAAAAATGTCTGATATTTGGGTAGGATTTGAACAAAATGGGGATTATGGATTTTACAACGCTATAAGGGCAGTTTTGAAAGGTAAAGAACTCCAACATGATTATATATCCGGCATACCTAAGGAAGACATTTACGAATTAGCTGAAGCCATGAAGAACACTCAATTTGGAGCATTGTTTTTCGGTTTAGGACTTACCCACACATTATCCAAACAAAGAAACATTGACATAGCTATTCAAATGGTGCAGGACTTAAACAAATACACCAAATGGGTACTAATGCCTATGAGAGGTCACTACAATGTTAATGGATTCAACATTTTCATGGCATATGAAATGGGATTCCCATATGGTGTAGATTTCTCTAGAGGATATCCAAGATACATGAATGGAGAAACAAACACCATTGACTTATTAACCCGAAAAGAATGTGATGTGTTCATGGTCGTAGCTGCAGATCCTGGTGCTCACTACCCTGGAGGGGCAGTAAAACACCTGGCAGAAATTCCAGTTATACAATTAGACATTCACTGGGGACCATCTACAGAAATTGCAGATGTAGTACTCCCTGGATCATTCATTGGTGTAGAAGCCGGCGGTACTAGTTATCGTATGGATGGTGTTCCAATCTACATGAAGAAGGCAATAGATAAACCTGAAACTTGCCGTGACGATGAATGGATCGTTAGAGAATTATTAGAAAGGGTTGAAAAAATCAAAGCTGAGCAGGCAATAGCCAGTAAATAA
- a CDS encoding Fe3+/spermidine/putrescine ABC transporter ATP-binding protein, translated as MFLEIENLSVDLGEFYLDGINLKVKKNDYLVIIGPTGSGKSVLLETIAGFFKPEKGRIFLEGVNITELNPENRGISIVYQDYVLFPHMSVFDNIAYGLKKKTKNKVEIESKVLKMSELLNIDHLLDRKPETLSGGEKQRTAVARSLIVEPNILLMDEPFSALDVKTHSHMTGLIKNVIRDYETTCIHVSHNFNDVWNLAEVVAVMKNGKILQQGTVTEVFSKPSHNFVADFVGVHNVFEGEIIGKDKDIINIKMDHNLIVHSSDILESESNKVFVAIRPENIIFSNEPFISSIRNQIKGKVVDIIKIGPIVWIEVKVGETSFKGILTPSSCEKLGISKGKEIYLSFKSVNVKLIDGDGSYNSLV; from the coding sequence TTGTTTTTAGAAATAGAAAATTTAAGTGTGGATCTTGGGGAATTTTATCTTGACGGAATAAATCTTAAAGTTAAAAAAAATGATTATTTAGTGATTATAGGGCCAACCGGCTCTGGTAAGTCTGTACTTTTAGAAACAATTGCCGGTTTTTTCAAGCCAGAAAAAGGTAGAATATTCCTGGAGGGAGTTAATATCACTGAATTAAATCCTGAAAATCGAGGTATAAGCATTGTTTATCAGGATTATGTTCTATTTCCCCATATGAGTGTTTTTGATAATATTGCCTATGGTTTGAAGAAAAAGACTAAAAACAAAGTTGAAATCGAATCAAAAGTTTTAAAAATGAGTGAACTCTTGAATATAGATCATCTACTGGATAGAAAACCTGAAACTTTAAGTGGTGGTGAAAAACAGAGAACAGCAGTTGCAAGATCGCTTATTGTTGAACCGAATATTTTGTTGATGGATGAGCCGTTCAGTGCTCTGGATGTAAAGACTCACTCCCATATGACAGGGCTAATTAAAAATGTAATTCGAGACTATGAAACAACATGTATACATGTTTCTCATAATTTTAATGATGTCTGGAATTTAGCAGAAGTAGTGGCAGTTATGAAGAATGGTAAAATATTACAACAGGGTACAGTAACTGAAGTATTTTCCAAACCATCCCATAATTTTGTGGCTGATTTTGTAGGAGTGCACAATGTTTTTGAGGGAGAAATAATTGGAAAAGACAAAGACATTATTAATATTAAAATGGACCACAACTTAATTGTACACAGCTCTGATATCTTAGAATCAGAGAGTAATAAAGTTTTTGTGGCAATTAGACCTGAAAACATAATATTTTCCAATGAACCATTTATATCTTCCATCCGAAATCAGATCAAAGGAAAAGTAGTGGATATTATCAAAATTGGCCCCATAGTGTGGATAGAAGTTAAAGTAGGTGAAACCAGTTTCAAAGGAATTTTAACGCCTAGTTCATGTGAAAAATTAGGAATAAGTAAAGGTAAAGAAATTTATTTAAGTTTTAAATCCGTGAATGTAAAATTAATTGATGGTGATGGATCTTATAATTCTCTGGTATAA
- a CDS encoding ferredoxin: MANTKEVKGKDFDVKRSAEEKRELIYKDDICVGCGICENICPVEAIELGSIGAIVRTEADESKICVDEDKCVLCGMCSVGCPVDALDLKIDDVSIKTMDSYPSYISSAEIDNETCIHCKACEIACPREAITIARELPDRSKLVTGEIEVDKDTCVYCGACEEMCPADAIRVDQDIDSRDIEIDEDKCVYCLVCKKVCPVDAIRAACRTCSYGEYDIDPADAEIKGESFIDDELCVRCGWCEEICPVDAATVKKAFKGELNIDQDKCTTCGACIDVCPCDVLSFHQASKPGEIGEKVEKDETFCIYCGACENVCPVEAIDVKRTDIDYTPTKSKSWKNKLESLKT; the protein is encoded by the coding sequence ATTGCAAACACGAAGGAGGTCAAAGGCAAGGACTTTGACGTTAAAAGATCAGCTGAAGAAAAAAGAGAACTGATTTATAAAGATGACATCTGTGTCGGGTGCGGTATCTGTGAAAATATATGTCCAGTGGAAGCAATAGAATTAGGATCAATCGGTGCAATTGTAAGAACCGAAGCTGATGAATCTAAAATCTGTGTAGATGAAGACAAATGTGTTCTCTGTGGAATGTGCAGTGTAGGATGTCCTGTTGATGCTCTAGATTTAAAAATTGATGATGTATCAATCAAAACCATGGATTCATATCCTAGCTATATTTCATCTGCAGAGATCGACAATGAAACATGTATCCACTGTAAAGCATGTGAAATAGCCTGTCCAAGAGAAGCCATAACCATTGCAAGAGAACTTCCTGACAGATCCAAGCTAGTAACCGGTGAAATAGAAGTAGATAAAGATACATGTGTCTATTGTGGAGCATGTGAAGAAATGTGTCCTGCAGACGCAATAAGGGTTGATCAAGACATAGATTCTCGTGATATTGAAATAGATGAAGATAAATGTGTATACTGTTTGGTATGTAAAAAAGTATGTCCAGTTGACGCTATTAGGGCTGCATGTAGAACCTGTTCATATGGAGAATATGACATTGACCCTGCAGATGCAGAAATAAAAGGAGAATCTTTCATAGATGATGAACTGTGTGTCCGCTGCGGATGGTGTGAAGAAATCTGTCCTGTAGACGCAGCTACAGTCAAAAAGGCATTTAAAGGTGAATTAAATATTGATCAGGACAAATGTACTACTTGTGGTGCATGTATTGATGTATGTCCATGTGATGTGTTGTCATTCCATCAAGCCTCAAAACCTGGTGAAATAGGGGAGAAGGTTGAAAAAGATGAAACCTTCTGTATATATTGTGGTGCATGTGAAAATGTGTGTCCTGTTGAAGCAATAGATGTCAAGAGAACGGATATAGATTACACTCCTACCAAATCAAAATCGTGGAAAAACAAACTAGAATCCTTAAAAACTTAA
- a CDS encoding formylmethanofuran dehydrogenase subunit C, with protein sequence MLNLKTITLTLKKKSQIALEFDELIPDNIYNWEKSDFEEYQVPVGNSRFPLTDYFDIDVEGTAESPEEVKMILDGDMGRVKYIGSKMGAGEIIVNGDADLHCGAEMIGGKITVNGDAESYAGREMKGGELTIMGNTREFCGCSYIGDWRGMSGGKITIQGNAGKQLGECLSGGEIYVKGDCDILAGIHMTKGFIQIDGNVTRWPGGQMKNGNILINGRLGTLLEGFVQDGVVTDPDIDGKAFSGKYIKYTGDIALNGKGGLYLNAEKNRDLL encoded by the coding sequence GTGTTAAATTTGAAGACAATAACATTAACTTTAAAGAAAAAATCCCAAATAGCCCTGGAATTTGATGAGTTAATCCCAGATAATATTTATAACTGGGAAAAATCCGATTTTGAAGAATATCAGGTTCCAGTTGGAAACTCCAGATTCCCTTTGACCGACTACTTTGATATTGATGTAGAAGGAACCGCTGAAAGTCCAGAAGAAGTTAAAATGATTCTGGATGGAGATATGGGTCGTGTTAAATACATAGGCTCTAAGATGGGTGCTGGAGAAATTATAGTAAACGGAGATGCTGATTTACACTGTGGAGCTGAAATGATTGGCGGTAAAATAACCGTTAATGGAGATGCTGAGAGCTATGCCGGCAGAGAAATGAAAGGTGGAGAACTCACCATCATGGGTAACACCAGAGAATTCTGCGGATGTTCCTACATTGGGGACTGGAGAGGAATGAGCGGTGGAAAAATTACCATTCAGGGAAATGCAGGTAAACAGCTAGGAGAATGTCTTTCTGGCGGTGAAATATACGTCAAAGGAGATTGTGACATTTTAGCTGGTATACACATGACCAAAGGATTCATTCAAATCGATGGTAATGTAACCCGATGGCCTGGTGGACAGATGAAAAATGGTAACATACTCATCAACGGACGGTTAGGTACTCTCCTAGAAGGTTTCGTACAGGATGGAGTTGTTACAGATCCTGACATCGATGGAAAAGCATTTTCCGGTAAATACATTAAATATACTGGAGATATAGCACTAAATGGAAAAGGTGGATTGTACTTAAACGCAGAGAAAAACAGAGATCTGCTTTAA
- the modA gene encoding molybdate ABC transporter substrate-binding protein, whose protein sequence is MAIIGVIVIILVIAGVYASGIFSNTNSADGKTIKVLAGAGTIKAINELKANFEKENPGVEVEIRYGGAADLFGILETQKDADIFIPGDTKYTQEGQKKGYLINDTIKDVTKHIPTIAVQAGNPKNIQGIEDLANPGVRVVLGDPKGPAIGKTSEQILGTDNLLAQVKPNVVGYTTTVNQLLTYLVTDQADATIIWQDMLSWSEGKGKIEEIKIPADQNKIKTIPIAVTVYTKDKDLSMKFEDYVLSDEGLAIWKKWGFEPVTQ, encoded by the coding sequence ATGGCAATTATAGGTGTTATAGTAATTATCTTAGTAATTGCAGGAGTATATGCTAGTGGAATTTTTAGTAATACTAATAGTGCTGACGGCAAAACTATAAAAGTTCTTGCTGGTGCAGGTACTATAAAAGCTATTAACGAATTAAAAGCAAATTTTGAAAAGGAAAATCCTGGTGTTGAAGTTGAAATAAGATATGGTGGGGCTGCTGATTTATTTGGCATATTAGAGACTCAAAAAGATGCTGATATTTTTATCCCTGGTGATACCAAGTACACTCAAGAGGGACAAAAAAAAGGATACTTAATTAATGATACAATTAAAGATGTAACCAAACATATACCTACTATTGCTGTCCAAGCAGGTAATCCAAAAAACATTCAAGGCATAGAAGACCTTGCAAATCCCGGAGTGAGAGTAGTTCTTGGTGATCCAAAAGGACCTGCTATAGGTAAAACCAGTGAACAAATCCTTGGAACAGATAATCTCCTTGCTCAAGTTAAACCAAATGTAGTAGGGTACACAACAACTGTAAACCAACTTTTAACTTATTTAGTAACTGACCAAGCAGATGCTACTATTATCTGGCAGGACATGCTAAGTTGGAGTGAAGGTAAAGGAAAAATTGAGGAAATAAAAATCCCTGCAGACCAGAACAAAATAAAAACAATTCCTATCGCAGTTACAGTTTACACCAAAGACAAAGATCTATCTATGAAATTTGAAGACTATGTATTATCTGATGAAGGTTTAGCAATATGGAAAAAATGGGGATTTGAACCAGTAACACAATAA
- a CDS encoding formylmethanofuran dehydrogenase, which produces MLNTGSDIYQGACKKRGSTLKDEYRKVTGIAYMDPMDMAKLGVTNWDSVKVTTDWGEVVVYAAHSRDAPHEGTIFIPKGPWANVITSHETYCCCDPTYKGIMCTVEKSDEEVLLMADLMRAVYKKYVKDDKSIDGLKSLGEMPVYKKIKN; this is translated from the coding sequence ATGCTGAACACTGGTTCTGACATTTACCAGGGAGCATGCAAAAAACGAGGATCCACACTCAAAGATGAATACAGAAAGGTTACAGGGATCGCATACATGGACCCTATGGACATGGCTAAATTAGGTGTCACTAACTGGGACAGTGTGAAAGTGACAACTGATTGGGGAGAAGTTGTTGTTTACGCCGCCCATTCAAGGGATGCTCCTCATGAAGGAACCATATTCATACCAAAAGGCCCATGGGCAAACGTTATTACCAGCCATGAAACTTACTGTTGCTGTGACCCTACCTACAAAGGAATCATGTGCACCGTAGAAAAATCGGATGAAGAAGTATTATTAATGGCTGACCTCATGAGAGCAGTCTACAAAAAATATGTTAAAGATGATAAAAGCATCGATGGGCTTAAATCACTTGGTGAGATGCCTGTTTATAAAAAAATTAAAAATTGA
- a CDS encoding ferredoxin, with protein MELKVNQDNCLGCGVCVVACPVNVSISPEVEGGHGPKTEEVIMMVENGVIKLFSSDKCTKCGTCQVFCPTDAIWLE; from the coding sequence ATGGAACTGAAAGTAAACCAAGATAACTGCCTTGGATGCGGTGTTTGCGTAGTAGCATGCCCAGTAAACGTATCCATCAGTCCGGAAGTAGAGGGAGGACACGGACCTAAAACCGAAGAAGTAATAATGATGGTTGAAAATGGAGTAATCAAATTGTTTAGCTCCGATAAATGCACTAAATGTGGGACATGCCAAGTATTCTGCCCTACAGATGCGATATGGCTAGAATGA